The Acidobacteriota bacterium sequence GAAATGTTTCAGCGTGGCGATGACGCGCTTCTTGTCCCGGAAGCGGCCGTCCCCCTGGAAGCCCCGGACGGCGGCCACCCCCATGGCGGCCACCAGGTACGGGTCCTCCCCGTACGTCTCCTCCACCCGTCCCCAGCGAGGGTCGCGGGCCACGTCCACGACCGGGGTCAGCGCCTGGTGCGTCCCGCGGGCACGAGCCTCGGCCGCCGTCGCCTCGAACACCCTCTCCACCAGTTCCGGGTCGAAGGTGGCCCCCAGCCCGATCGGCTGGGGGAAGCTGGTGGCGCCGGGCGCCGCCTGGCCGTGCAGGCACTCCTCGTGAAAGATCACCGGGATCCCCAGCCGGCCCTTTTCGACGAAGAATTTCTGGATGGCGTTGGTCAGTTCGGCGTTCTCCCGAGGGTCGAGCCCGCCCCCGGCGTCGCTGGGGCGGCCCACCTGCCCGAGCCCCGGGCGGTCCCGGAAATGGCGCGCGGCCCTGGCCGGGTCGAAACGCCCCTTCCCGTCGACGAGGGTTTCCGCCTTGCCTTCCCAGACGCACCGCATCTGCGCCGCCTTCTCCTCGAGCGTCATGCGCCGGAGCAGGTCCCGCACTCGGCGCTCGGCAGGCAGGCGCGCGTTCCGGTAGGCCGGCACTCCCGATTCCTTGCTTTTCGGTTTCGCCATGATCTCCTCTTGGTTCGTCACGGGGGGCCGGTCCCCGGCCCGCGGGGGGCCGAAAGGCAGGGTTCGGCCTCGACCGATTGTGCAATAGAAGACCGGATTTATAAAGAGGTATCGGGGGGGCGTGGGGGCGCGGCACGACCCGGGGGCCGTGCCGCGCCTTTAACGGCGGGTTCGGATTTCTAGAACCCGAGGTCGTGGCCGGTGATGTTGAGCTCCGCGCGCAGCGCGTTCAGGTTCTTCTGCAGCCCCGGGGGGACCTCGATCCCCTCTTCGGTCACGCGCCGGGTGATGGCGTCGGCTTTCTCGCCGGCGGTGTAGATCCGCTTTTCCCCCGGCGCTTTCGGCGACTCGCGCAGTTCACGCACGATATCGCCCGCCGTCTTCTTGAACCGCTCGAGCGGCAGGAAACTTTCCACGTTGATCACCAGGAAGAAGTGGCCGATGCGCAGGGGGTGGATGTTCCCCTCGTGGTCGGTGTCGTGGAGTTCGGAGAGGAAGGCGCCGTCCTGGAACGCCGCCGAGAGGATCTCGACCACGGTGGCCAGGCCGTACCCCTTGTGCCCCCCCATCAGCTCGCCGCTGCCGCCGACGGGAAGGAGCGCCGCCTTGCAGTCGTTCATCTCCTCTATCAGGTTGGTGCTGTCGGTGACGAGCGACCCGTCCTTGCGGATCACCCAGCCGGCGGGGATCGGCTTCCCGGCGCGCGCCGCCACCTCGATCTTGCCGCGCGGGGCGATCGATGTCGCCGCGTCGAAGTGGAAGGGGAACGCCTCGTCGGTCGGCGCGCTGAAGGCGATCGGGTTGGTCCCCAGCATCGGCTCCACGCCGAAGGTGGGCGCGATGGAGGGGTGGGCGTTGGTAAAGCTCATCCCCACCATCCCTTCCTTGGCCGCCATGTCGGCGTAATACCCCGCGATGCCGTAGTGGCTCGAGTTGCGCACCGCGACGGCCCCCAGCCCCATCTTGCGCGCC is a genomic window containing:
- a CDS encoding Ldh family oxidoreductase, with the translated sequence MAEENVYVPVKKVTAFMIDALLKMGVPQADAEIVADVLLASDLVGVRSHGVAHLKMYYERMKQGLQQPVTDWKIVHETPTTAVVDGGNGMGMVVGYHSMKLAIEKARKMGLGAVAVRNSSHYGIAGYYADMAAKEGMVGMSFTNAHPSIAPTFGVEPMLGTNPIAFSAPTDEAFPFHFDAATSIAPRGKIEVAARAGKPIPAGWVIRKDGSLVTDSTNLIEEMNDCKAALLPVGGSGELMGGHKGYGLATVVEILSAAFQDGAFLSELHDTDHEGNIHPLRIGHFFLVINVESFLPLERFKKTAGDIVRELRESPKAPGEKRIYTAGEKADAITRRVTEEGIEVPPGLQKNLNALRAELNITGHDLGF